In Pseudomonas sp. HR96, the DNA window ATCTTCGGCCTGGCGGAATGTCCGCCGCCTTGAGACCGGCCTGTCGGCCTCTCGGGGTCTGCGACCCCTCCCACATGAGACCACGCCCGACGTGGGAGGGGGCAACGCCCCCGAGAGGCCACAAGGCCGGTTTGATCTTCGGGCGCCTGGCGGAACGTCCGCCGCCTTGAGACCGGCCTGTCGGCCTCTCGGGGTCTGCGACCCCTCCCACATGAGACCACGCCCGACGTGGGAGGGGGCAACGCCCCCATCTCACGGCCGATACGCAACACCAGGCCATTCGATGCCCCGCTGCGACAATTGGTAGCAGACTAAGTATTTCCCCTCTGGCACCGCTATATGTTTTTCTATATAGCGTAAATTCCAGAGCCTCCCAATGCCTGTGCCAGACCCATCGCGCCACTTCACGGCCTGGCTGACCGCCGCCCTGGCCCTGCTCCTGTTCGCCGCCGTCGCATCCCTGACCCTGGGCCGCTACCCCATCGGCCTCGGCGAGCTGTGGCGTTTCCTCGGCCATGACCTCAGCCCGCAACGCCAGCAATTGCTGCACAGCGTCATCCTTGACACACGCCTGCCACGGGTGATCGGCGCGGTGCTGGTGGGCGCCGGGCTGTCGGCGTCCGGCGCCGCCTACCAGGCTGTGTTCCGCAACCCGCTGGTCTCGCCGGGCCTGCTCGGCGTGCTCAGCGGCTGCGCGCTGGGCGCCTCGCTGGCGATCGTGCTGGGCCTGCAGGGGCTATGGATCTCGCTGCTGGCCTGCGTCACCGGGCTGCTGGCAGTGGGCGTCGGGGTCGCGGTGGCGGCGATGTTCACCACGCCCTCGATCCTCATGCTGGTGCTCGGCGGCATCGTCAGCAACGCGCTGTTCACCGCCCTGCTGTCCATTGTGCAATACCTGGCGGACCCGCAGGACCAACTGCCGACCATCGTCTACTGGATGCTGGGCAGCCTCAGCGCGGTCGACCCCCATGCCCTGGGCTGGACCGCTCCGGTGCTGATCGTGGCGATCATCGCCCTGTGCCTGCTGGGCCGGGTGATCGATGCACTGTCGCTGAGTGATGACGAAGCCCGCAGTCTGGGCGTGCCGGTGTCGGTGATCCGCTATGGGGTGATTGCCCTGGCTACGCTGATCAGCGCCCTGACCGTCAGCATCGCCGGCATGGTGGGCTGGGTCGGCCTGCTGGTGCCGCACCTGGCGCGCTTTCTGGTGGGCCCCAGCAGCGCCCGCCTGCTGCCGATCAGCGCCTGCCTGGGCGGCTGCTTCCTGCTGGCGGCCGACGGCCTGGCGCGCAGTTTCAGCGCCGGCGAAATCCCCTTGGGCATCATCACCGAACTGCTCGGTGCCCTGGCCTTCGTGCTGGTGTTGAACCGCGTGCGCCGGGGCTGGCTATGAGCGCTCTGCTGACCGCCGAGCACCTTAGCTACCGCATCGAAGGGCGCTCGGTGCTGGCGGGCATCGACCTGCAGGTCCACTGCGGCGACTGCATCACCCTGCTCGGCGCCAATGGCGCCGGCAAGAGCACCCTGCTGCGCCTGCTGCTTGGCCTGCTCAAGCCCCATGGCGGCCAGGTGCGGCTCAACGGCCAGGCGCTGGCGACGGTCAAGCGGCGCGGCATCGCCCGGCAGGTCGCCTATGTGCCCCAGAGCCATGTGCCGAGTTTTCCCTACCGAGTCCGCGAGGTGGTCAGCCAAGGGCGCTTGCCCAGCACCGGCCTGGGCCGCGCACCGAATGCCCGGGATCACGTCGTCGTCGATCAGGCGCTGGCCGAATTGGGCATCGAGCACCTGGCGCAGCGCTTGTACACCGAATTGTCCGGCGGTGAGCGGCAGTTGGCGCTGATCGCCCGCGCCCTGGTGCAGCAGGCGCGGCTGATCATTCTCGACGAACCGGTGGCGGGCCTGGACTACGGCCACCAGCAGCGTCTGCTCGAACACCTGCAGCGCCTGGCGCGCGCCGGGTTGAGCATCCTCAGCAGCAGCCACCACCCCGAGCACGCCCTGGCCTGGGCCAACCGCGCCTGGGTGCTGGAGCACGGCCGGCTGATCGCCGACGGCACCCCCCACGCGGTGATCGACGCCCAGTTGATCGCCCGGCTGTACCAGCGCCAGGTGCGTCAGGTCGACGTGCCGCCCCATCGTTTTTTCGTCCCCTTGTGAGCCTGACCACCATGCCCTCCACCGCTTTGCGTTTTGCCTTGTCACCGCTGTGCCTCGCCGTGTCACTAGGCGTCGCCCACGCCGCCGACAGCGACTCGATCCAGCTGGCGCCCGTCGACGTCACCGCCAGCGCAACCCCTGACGACGACACCCAGCTGGCGAAAAACAAGGCCGCGAGCCTCGGCCCGCTGGGCGAGCGCAAGGTGCAGGACACGCCCTACTCGATCAACGTGGTCAATGCCCAGCTGATCGACAACCAGCAGTACAAAAGCTTCAAGGACATCCTGCGCCTGATGCCGTCGGTACAAGGCGACGGCGCCCGGCCGCAGAGCCGTGGCATGCAGGGCAGCGTGGTGCAGAATTCACGGCTGGACGGCCTCAACGTGGTCTCGACCACCGACTACCCTGCCGAGCAGTTCTCTGCCATCGAAGTACTCAATGGCCTGGCCGGTGCGCTGTACGGCCCTGCGAACCCGGCCGGCACCTTCAATTTCATCTCCAAGCGGCCCACCGACGAGACCCGCAACCGGGTGACGGTGGGCGTCGGCACCGGCCTGACCTGGCTCAAGGAAGCCGACCTGTCCGGCCCCTTCGACCCGGACGGGCGCATCAAGTACCGCCTCGACCTGCTCGACGAACAGGGCCAGGGCTACAACCCGGGCAGCCAGCTGCGTCGCCAGCTGGTCAGCCTGGCGCTGGACTTCCAGCTCAGCGACCAGGACCTGCTGCAGACCAACTTCAGCTACTACAACTTCCTCGACAAGGGCCTGCCCGGCAAATTCGCCCTGGCCAGCAACGCCAGTTTCCCCCACGCGCTGGACCCCACCCGCAGCAACCTGGGGCAGAACTACGCTGGCGACAACAACACCACCGAGACCGCCAGCGCGCACTGGAAACATGATTTCAACGGCAACTGGAAGCTGGACGTCGGCGGCCTGCGGCAGATTGCCGACCGCCAAAGCACCGGCGTCACCAATACCCTGAGCACCACCCCCGGCCAGTACACCAGCTCGGTGTCGTCGGCCACCGCCAGCCGTTTCACCATCAACAGCTACCTGGTCAGCCTCAACGGCAGCGAATGGACCGGCCCGGTGCGCCACGACCTGACCCTGGGCCTGAGCGGCTTCAACTGGCAGAACTACAACCCGGTCGCTGGCGCCACCACCACCCTGGGCACTGCCAACCTCAGCGATCCGCAGGACTTCGCCGAACCGAACTATCCGGACTTCACCGACCGCTACCAGTCGGCGGTGGCTACCCAGCGCGCGCTGATCTTCGGCGACACCCTGACCTTCACCCCGCAGTGGAGCCTGATGCTCACCGGCAGCCAGAGCCGGCTGACCAGTCGCAACTACGCCAAGACCCTGAACGTCACCTCCAGCTCCGAGGACAGTGGCCTGAGCAGCGCCACCAGCCTGCTGTACAAGCCGGTGGAGGACCTGACCCTCTACGTCACCTACGCCGACAGCCTGCAACAGGGCGACACAGCGCCGACCGGTACCAGCAACGCCAACGACATCCTGGCCCCCTACCGCAGCAAGGAGTGGGAGACCGGGGCGAAGTGGGCACTGGACCGTGTCAACCTGTCGCTGGCCGCGTTCCAGATCAAACGCCCCTATGCCTATACCCAGGGCACCGTCTACGCCAACGGCGGCGAGCAACGCAACCGTGGCGTCGAGTTCATGGCCGACGGCAAGGCCAGCGACACCGTGCAGCTGTTCGGCGGCCTGACCTGGCTGGACCCCAAACTGCTCCACACCGGCACCCCGAGCACCGAGGACACGCGCATCGTCGGCCTGGCCAAATACACCGCCAACCTGCTCACCGTGGTGCAGATACCCCAGGTGCAGGGCCTGTCGCTCAACCTCAACAGCCGCTATGTGGGCCGCCGCCCCACCGACAACACCGACAGCAGCTGGGTCTCGGGCTACAGCACCTTCGACGCCGGCGCCGCCTTGACCACCACCTTGTGGCACCGCAACACCACCTACCGGCTGGAGGTCGAGAACCTGACCGATCGGCGCTACTGGACCAACGTCGTGCCCGGCGGCCTCAACGGCTACTCCGGGGCCGGCAATGCCAGTGCCTCGCTGGGCACCCCGCGCGAAGTCCAGGCCTCGATCCAGGTGGACCTGTGAGCGCCCGCGCCTGGCTGAGCGCTGCCGCGCTGGCCTTGTGCAGCGCCGGTGCCCTGGCCGACGCCGGCCACCTTGTGCGCGATGACGCCGGCCAGCAGGTCAGCGTGCCGGCCAGCCCCCAGCACATCGCCGACGCCTGGTACGCGCACCATGCGTTGCTGATGACCCTGGGCGCCGGCGACCGTATCGCCGCCACCGTCAACCACGAGGCTGGCCAGCCCTGGATGTTCCTCGTGCAGCCGTCGCTGCGCCAGGCACTCAGTGTGCCGGGCAACGCCTTCGGCGCCGAAAGCCTGCTGGCGGCAAAGGTCGACCTGGCCTTCGTCAGCACCGGCGACCGCAACGCCCAGGCCTACCAGCAGGCGGGCATCGCCGTGGTGCATGTCGGCTTCAAGGACATCCCCGGGCTGCAGCACACCCTGCTGCTGACCGCCCAGGCTCTGGGCAGCGACAGCGCCCGGCAGCGCGCCCAGGCCTACAACGCCTACCTCGACAAAGCACTGGCCGAGGTTTCCACGCGCACAGCCAGCCTCACCGCGCAGCAACGCCCGCGCGTGCTGCACATCGCCTCGCTCAATCCTCTGAAGGTCGACGGCGATGGCACCCTGATCGATGACTGGATCAAACTGGTCGGCGGGCGCAACGCCGCCGACGGCCTGCACGGCAACCTGCAGACGGTGTCCGCCGAACAACTGCTGGGCTGGCAACCCGATGTGCTGATCCTCGCCGCCAACGCTGGCAACCTCGCCGATTCGCCCGCCAGCGCGCTGCTCGGGGAACTGGACGCGGTGCAGCACGGCCGGGTACTGCGCAACCCCGCCGGGGTGTTCCCCTGGGACCGCTACGGCACCGAAATCGCCCTGCAACTGCCGTGGGCCGCACAGCAATTGCACCCGGAGTTGTTCAAGGACGTCGACCTGAATGCCCTGACCATCGATTTCTACCGACGCTTTTTCGACTACCCGCTGTCGACGGCGCAGGCGGCGCGTATTATCGGAGGTTTGCTTCCCCAGTAGCATCAAGTGACAACTGGGCCTTGCTCACGCCAAGGGTTGCTATAAAATCTATAGCAATATTGACTGTCGATCTGCGCTGCGGAGGATCCCATGGCCCATGTTGAAAAGCTGGACACGGTCTTGTTTCGGCTTCGCCCCCAAGACACCCCTACAGGCATCAGTACCGAAACCTTCGGTTTGCTGATGGCCCAAACCGGAATGAACAAGACCGAGGTGATCCACTATGCCTTGCGCCAGCTAGCAGACCGTTATCTGCCGAAGTATGAGCTCGACGACGGCCCTCTGACCCCGGAACAGATGGACGCAATAAAAGCTGCAAGTCCAGCCCTGCCAGACAGCCGACTGACGCGATCGCTGTTTTGATCTCGCCACGCCCATTCACTCCCCTGCCTGCACCGGGCGACATCGTCTGGTGCAAGTTTCCCGAGAGGCTTGGCACCCCTGGCCCGAAGAGTCGGCCGGGGCTGGTCATCGGCGTGTTCGATGAGGAGCGCAAGGTTCGGGTATGTTATGGGACCAGCCAGAAAACCGACCGGATCTACCCCGGCGAGTTTGTGCTCGATCCCGATGATGATGGATTCCCCTTGAGCGGACTGGGCGCACGCACTAAATTCGATCTGAACCACACCTTCGATCTGGCGTTCGATACGGACTGGTTTGCGATGCATTCAAGCCTGGTTCCCGCGATACCGTTGCCGAAGATGGGTTCATTGCATTCCAGCTACATGCAAGCCATCAAAAAAGCGCAAAGCCGTTAATCCCTGAGCCGATTCAAGCATGAATGAACAACTGCACATAGAAGACCTGCACCCTGGCACCGGGAAGGCCGTGGTCAAGGGCGCGCTGATCACCACGCACTACACCGGCTGGCTGGAAGACGGCCAGGAGTTCGATTCGTCGCACTCGCGCGGCAAGCCGTTCCAGTGCGTGATCGGCACCGGGCGCGTGATCAAGGGGTGGGACATCGGCCTGATGGGCATGCAGGTCGGCGGCAAGCGGCGTCTGTGGGTGCCGGCGCACCTCGCCTATGGCGAGCGGCAGATGGGCAAGCTGATCACGCCGCACTCGAACCTGCGCTTCGAGATCGAGCTGCTGGAAGTGCTGACCCGGGAGGATTGATCACCCCGGAGGAGGTCAGCGCCGCCGCCCCAGTTTTCAGCTTGCCAGCTGCTTGAGCAGCAAGGCATCGCCCACCGCCTCGCCCCCTGCAGTATTGTCGAAGATCACCCATACCGGCCGATCCGTCGGCAAATGCTCCACCAGACGCTGCAGATACGCCTGCCCATACGCCGAATAATAAATCCTTGGCGATCCATGCAGCCGCCAATACTCGAAGCCATTCCAGCCGCCCGGGATGTCACCACCGGCTATCGGCGCGGGGTCGGCCGCTACCCGGGCGATGCGCTGTTCGATCAGCAACGGCTGCGCCTGCAGCCAGCTGGGATGCCGCGGTTCGAGGGCGACCGCGCCGCTGTAGCGCTCGCGCAGCGCCGTGAAAAACTCCTCGGCGGCCTCTGCCTGGTAGTGCAACGACGGCGGCAACTGCACCAGCAGACAACCGAGTTTGTCGCCCAGTGCCGCGCATTGGCCAAGGAACTCGTCGAGCAAGGTGCTGCAATCGTTCAAGCGGGCGACGTGGGTGATCTGCTTGGGCATCTTGACCGAGAAACGGAAACCGGCGGGAACGCTTTGCGCCCAACGGGCGTAGGTGGCGGGACGGTGTGGGCGGTAGAACGAGCTGTTGATTTCCACGGCGCCGAGCACCTGGCTGTAGCGCTGCAGATGCGAACCTTGGACGGGGAACAGATTCTGGCAGCCGCGCGGCAGGCTCCAGCCAGCGCAACCGAGCAATAACGACATGGGCAGCTACCTCGGGCGGGGTTACAGGCTGTGACCCCGCCCGAGTCCAACGGTGCCGCAATCAGCGCGTGAAGTCAGTCTTCCAGTAGTCTTCGATCTTGCCTACCAGCGACTTGGGCAGTGCCACGTAGTCCAGCGAAGCGGCCTGTTGCTGGCCGTTTTCCAGCGACCACTTGAAGAAGTCGAAGGCCGCAGCGCTTTGCTCGGCGTTCTTGGGCTGCTTGTACATGATGATCCAGGTGGTCGCGGTGATCGGCCAGGCGCCATCGCCCGGGGCGTTGGTCATGATCACGTTGAAGTCCTTGGCGCTGTTCCAGTCGGCGGTGTCGGCAGCCGCCTGGAAGGCCTTGGCGCCCGGCTCGACGAACTTGCCGGCGGCGTTCTTGAGCTCGGTGTGGGACATCTTGTTCTGCATCGCATAGGCATATTCGACGTAGCCGATCGAACCCTTGATCTGCTTGACGTAGGCCGAGATGCCTTCGTTGCCCTTGCCACCGACGCCCACCGGCCATGGCACGGTAGTGCCGAAGCCGATCTTGTCCTTCCACTCGCCGCTGGCCTTGGCCAGGTAGTTGGTGAAGTTGAACGAAGTCCCCGAGCCGTCCGAGCGGTGCACCACGGTGATGGCGGTTTCCGGCAGTTTCAGGTCCGGGTTGAGCTTGACGATAGCCGGGTCGTTCCAGGTCTTGATGGTGCCCATGAAGATCTTCGCCAGGGTCTCGCCGTCGAGCTTCAGCTTGCCCGGTTCCACGCCTTCGACGTTGACCACCGGCACGATGCCGCCCACGACGCTGGGGAACTGGCCCAGGCCACCGGCCTTGAGGTCATCGGCCGACAAGGGCGCGTCGGAGGCGCCGAAGTCCACGGTGGCCGCCTTGATCTGGGCGATACCGCCACCCGAACCGATCGACTGATAGTTGATCTTGTGCGGGGCAGTCTTGCTGTAGTCCTGGGACCATTTCGACAGAACCGGGAACACGAAGCTCGAACCGGCACCGGTGACATCGGTAGCGTGGGCCATGCCGCTCAGAGCGAGCGACGCGAGCAGGATCGACAACCGGGTTTTAGTCAGCATTTTCAAGGTCTTGTCTCATCGATTCGAAATTAGTGTGGCATGCCACAGCGGTGACCGGGCCAATCTAACGGGGCAATGATGTCAGTTTGATAACAGTCGATGAATTTTTCTTCAGCCGGGGTGTACGACCTGGCTGTCAAAAAAACCGGCGTCAATTAAGCGATGTCATAAAGACATCACACAATTGCCTTATAAACACCGCATCTCCGTTTCGTCGCCCGGTGTCCCCGTGAAATTGCCCAAGCCCTTGTCTTTCCTGCGGCGCCAACGCCGCCCCGCCCGCCTGTGGCTGCGCCGCCTGGGTATTCCCGCGCGCATGGTGCTGTGCTTTTCCATCGCCGCACTGCTGCTGGGCGGCCTGGGCGGTTTCTGCCTGTGGCAGATGCAGGTCATCCGCCAGCAGGGCAGCGTCATCGAGAGCGGCGCGCTGCCGAGCATCGCCACCGCCGACGCCATCGCCATCGCCCTGGGCAAACTGCGCGGTGAAGGCCTGCGCCTGATCGTCGGCGCCGACGACCCCAGTGGCGTGGTCACCAGCAAGATCAACATCGGCCAGCTCAAGGACGAAGTCGACGCCCACTTCAAGACCTACCTGGCGCGGGTCAGCGACGGCACCGAGCAGGATTCCATCCGCGCCTTGCAGGCCGCCTATGAAACTTTCATGAGCGGCCTGCACGACGAAGTCGGCTTGATCGAACAGCAGCAACTGCCCGCAGCGCGCGCACTGTCGGACAGCACCCTGTCGATGCAGGGCGACCTGATGGACATGCAGGTGCAACTGCTGCGCGAGCTGAACAAGCAGACCGCCAGCGGCGCCGTGGACAGCGCCGGGGCGCGCTATCAGCAGGCCCGCAGCATCGCCCTGGGCGCCATTGCCGCCGCCTTGCTGCTGATCGTACTGCTGGCCTGGCGCCTGAGCGTCAGCATCATTCGCCCGCTGCGCGAGGCCTTGCAGATTGCCGGCACCATCGCCGACGGCGACCTCAGCCAGGCCGTGGTCGCCAGCGGCCGCGACGAAACCACCGACCTGTTGAACATGCTCGGGCGCATGCGCGGCAACCTGCATGGCACGGTCGGCCAGATCAACGCGGCGGCCGACCAGTTGAGCCATTCGGTGCAACAAATGGGCTCGATCGCCGAAGCCAGTGCGCAGAACCTGCAATACCAGAACGACGAGATCGAGCAGGCCGCCCTGGCCGTCACCCAGATGACTCAGGCTGCGGGTGACGTGGCCTTCAATGCCAATGACACCTCGGCGCAGTCGCAGGCCTCCAACGATGCCGCCAGCCTTGGCCAGGGCAAGCTTGGCGAGACCATCGTCTCGATCCGCAAGCTGGCCGACCGGGTGCTGGGCTGCTCGCAGCAGGCCGAAGGCCTGGCCGAGCGCACCCAAAGCATCAGCAAGATCCTCGACGTGATCCGCAGCATCGCCAACCAGACCAACCTGCTGGCGCTCAATGCCGCCATCGAGGCCGCACGCGCCGGTGAGGCCGGCCGCGGCTTCGCCGTGGTGGCCGACGAAGTGCGCTCGCTGGCGCAGCGCACCAGTGCCTCCACCGCCGAGATCGAGACCTTGATCGGTGACGTGCAGACCCGCGCCGAAGGCACTGCCCACGCCTTGCGCAGCACCGCCGAACAGTCCGGCCAGACCCTGGAACAGGCAGCGGGCACCCAGCAGGCGCTGGCGTTGATCATCGACGCCACGGCCAGCATCAACGACCGCAACCTGCTGATCGCCAGCGCCGCCGAGCAGCAGGCGCAGGTGGCCCAGGAGGTCGACCAGAACCTGGGCAGCATCCGCCAGCTGTCGGTGCAGACCGCCGCCACGGCGCAGCAGACCAGCGTGGCGAGCAGCCAACTGGCGCAACTGGCACAGGACCTCAACCTGACCGTGCGCCGGTTCGTGCTCTAGAACTGAATCTCGCAGGTCTGGAGCACGCGGGCGAACGGGCCACCCAGCGTCAGCTTGTGATGGGCGATGATCGCCTGCGCCGTGAGCACCGGCGTGTCCGGGCAGCTGTGGACACCGCCATAGGCACGCTACTGGTCATTGCCTGACCGGGCTGTGCTCACTGGCCCAGTCGATGGCCACCGGCCGGTTTTCCCGCGCCGAGCAATAGATCGCTTCCATCAGCAGGTGGTCCTGCAAGCCCTCCTCGCCCGGCGTGCGTGGCGACTTGCCGTTGAGTATGCAGTCGGCGAAGTGGTCGATCTCAAGGGCGAACTGATTCTTCGCGCCCAGGCGCAGCTCGTCCACAGCTTCGGCCGAGCCGTGCCGGTGCGCGATCCGCAAGCGCTGGCCGCGGTAGGCGAAGGCGTTCTCCAGGTCGAGCTTGCCCAGTTCCAGGTGGATGCGCAGGTCCTTGGACTCATGCGCGCCGTAGCTGGTCGAACAATTGGCTATGGCGCCGCTGGGAAAGCGCAGCATGAAGCTGATGGTTTCCTCGACCTGGGTGTAGCGCGGATCGCCTTGCGGGTTGACCACTTGCGCGTACAACTCTATCGGGTCCTCCCCCAACATGGCCCGCACGCCGTTGAGGCAGTACAGGCCGATGTCCGGCAGCGCACCACCGCCGGCCAGCGCGGCGTTCAGCCGCCACTGGCCGGCCGGCCCCTGGACCTGGGTGTTGCTCGCTTCGATCACCCGCGCCCGACCCAGCTCGCCGGACTGCACCAGGCGCGCCGCCTCCCGATTGAACACTTCATACTGGCAGCGGTAGGCGACCATCAGCTTGACCGCCGCCTGCTCGCAGTCGGCAATCATCTGCCGCGCCTGCTCGGCGTTGTTGGCCATGGGTTTTTCCGACAGCACATGCTTGCCGGCCTTGGCTGCAGCGCGCAGTTGCTCGGCATGCAGGCCGTTGGGGGTCACCAGGTATACCGCCTGCACCTGCGCATTCTCCGCCAGCCGGTTCATTTCGTCATACCCGTAGACCGCCTCGATACCGTACTGCGCAGCTACGGTGCGCGCCTTCTCGGGGCTACCAGAGACCAGCGCCACGGGGCGCGCGAGCTTGCACTCGTTGAAGGCCGGGAGGATCTCGCCCAACGCCAGGCGGCCGAGCCCGACAATCGCGAAGCCGACCCGCTGGGCCGGCGGCAGTGGCGCGGGCAGTGCTGGGTCGGGCTTGTCGGCCATGCCTTTCCAGTTGTCGAACAACACTTGGCCGTTTTCGACACGGCCACGGTCCAGCTCGCTGGGCGGGCGAATGGCGCCGCTGGCGGGCAGGGTCGGGCCCTGGGCAGTGCCCGGGCCTTGCTGGGTAAAAACGGGGTGCGACGTGTCGGCAGCCATGGTCCGCTCCTCTTTTATAGGCAATGACGCTCGATAAGAAATGACAGGTCAAACGACCACGGCGACCTGCTGCGGCCACGCGCACAGGGCATTGACGATGATCAGGCTGGCGATGACCAGCAGCGTCGCTGTGCCGAAGATCGACGTCAGCACGCAGCCGGCCACCGCGCCCAGCAATAGCGCCAGCCAGCGCAGCAGATCGCCTGCGGCTTCGGCCCAGCGCGCGGCAGCCAGGGCGCGGCCAGTCTTGACCAGCACGCCGGTGATGAAGCTGACCCCGGGCTCGCCAGCCAGGGCCTGGTTGAGACAGCCGATAGCGGCGGCGATCAGCGCAACGGTCGCCAGGCTGAAGGATTCGGGCTGCAAGGCTGCGAGCGGCGCAGCGCAGGCCATCAGCACCGCGCTCAGGGTCATCACCAGGGTCGCGCGCCAGTCGCCCACCCGCTGACCCAGCCAGGCAGCGCCGGTAGTGGCCAGCAGAAAAACGCCAAGCACCGCCAGCAAGGGTGCTGTCGACTGCCAACGTCCCTGCAACGCGAACTCGCCGACCCTGGTGGTATTGCCGGTCATGTACACCGCGAGCAATTGCTTGCTGTGCTGGAACACCAGCGCATCGGTGGCACCGGCCAGTGCGATCAATGGCAGTGCCCGGCGCAGGCCGCCCCTGGGGCTCGGCGAAGGCTTTGGATCGGGCATCGGCGCGTGCTCTTCAGTCAGGTCGTGAAAAGTCGACCCGCTGCCGGCGCCAAACGTTCAGGGCGATAGGGGTTGCCCGGCCCAGGCACAGATGAAATTTCGCTCAGGGACTTCCAGACGCCTTGTTATACAGTAACCTTCTGCTCTACCAAACAACGACTTACGGCGGGTTCTTCATGTACAGACGTCGCCTTCTCACCTATCTGCTAGCGGGCGTGGCCTTGCCTGCGCCGCTGCTCGCTCACGCCCAGCAGCAAGTGTTGGCCGCGCGCGGCGCGCGGGTCGGTGACAAATTGCGCGTGGTGCTGGAGCTCAGCGGCCCGGTGCAGTACCAGTCTTTCGAGCTGGGCTCGCCGCCGCGGCTGATCCTCGACCTGCATGGCACCCGGCTGTTGACCGCCCTGCGCGACCCGTCACTGGCCAGCGCGCCGATCAAGGCGATCCGCAGCAGTGCCAGGGGTCCCGGCGACACCCGGGTGGTGCTGGAATTCGACCAGCCGGTGCAGAGCAAGACCTTTCTGCTGCCGCCCGAGGGCGGCAAGGGCCACCGCCTGGTGGTCGATCTGCAGACACAGGCCAGCCCGGCCATCGTCAAGACTGCGCCGCCGGCCGCAGCGGCGGCGACGGCAGTGGCCGAAGAGAAAGCGAGTTCGGTCAAACGCCAGCGCGACATCATCGTGGTGATCGACGCCGGCCACGGCGGCAAGGACCCGGGCGCCATCGGCGGCGGTGGCGAGCAGGAGAAGCACGTGGCGCTGTCCATCGCCCGCCTGCTGGCCCAGCGTATCGATCGGCAGAAGGGTTACAAGGCGCGCCTGGTGCGCAACGACGACATCTTCATTCCGCTGCGCAAGCGGGTCGACGTGGCGCACAAGTACAACGCCGACATGTTCGTCTCGGTCCACGCCGATGCCGCGCCGCGCCTCACCGCATCGGGCGCTTCGGTGTTCGCCCTCTCCGAACACGGCGCGACTTCGGCCATGGCCAGCTACATGGCGCAGCAGGAGAACAGCGCCGACATGCTCGGCAGCCGCCAGCTGCTGACGCTCAAGGACAAGGACCCGATGCTCGCCGACGTCATCCTCGACATGTCGATGAATTCGACCATCAGCGCCAGCCTGGACCTGGGCAACATCGTCCTCGGCCATGTCGGCAAGGTCGCCGGGGTGCATGGCATGCGCGTGGAACAGGCCGGTTTCGCCGTGCTCAAGTCGCCGGACATTCCCTCGATCCTGGTCGAGACCGGCTTCATCTCCAACGCCGGCGACTGCCGCCGGCTGATCGACGGGCGCCACCAGCAGAAGCTGGCCGGGGCGATCTTCGACGGCGTCACCCAGTACTTCAGCCGCAACCCGCCGGAAGGCACCTACCTGGCCGAGGTCAAGGGCAGCTCGCTGGCGTGACGCCGGCCGATATCACCCCAACGCATGCCAAAGCAGCAGGGTGCCCACCAGCCCCACCACCGAGACGATGGTCTGCAGCACCGACCAGACCATGATGGTCTGCTTGAGCTGCAGGCCGAAGTACTCGCGCACCATCCAG includes these proteins:
- a CDS encoding DUF72 domain-containing protein, which gives rise to MSLLLGCAGWSLPRGCQNLFPVQGSHLQRYSQVLGAVEINSSFYRPHRPATYARWAQSVPAGFRFSVKMPKQITHVARLNDCSTLLDEFLGQCAALGDKLGCLLVQLPPSLHYQAEAAEEFFTALRERYSGAVALEPRHPSWLQAQPLLIEQRIARVAADPAPIAGGDIPGGWNGFEYWRLHGSPRIYYSAYGQAYLQRLVEHLPTDRPVWVIFDNTAGGEAVGDALLLKQLAS
- the pstS gene encoding phosphate ABC transporter substrate-binding protein PstS; its protein translation is MKMLTKTRLSILLASLALSGMAHATDVTGAGSSFVFPVLSKWSQDYSKTAPHKINYQSIGSGGGIAQIKAATVDFGASDAPLSADDLKAGGLGQFPSVVGGIVPVVNVEGVEPGKLKLDGETLAKIFMGTIKTWNDPAIVKLNPDLKLPETAITVVHRSDGSGTSFNFTNYLAKASGEWKDKIGFGTTVPWPVGVGGKGNEGISAYVKQIKGSIGYVEYAYAMQNKMSHTELKNAAGKFVEPGAKAFQAAADTADWNSAKDFNVIMTNAPGDGAWPITATTWIIMYKQPKNAEQSAAAFDFFKWSLENGQQQAASLDYVALPKSLVGKIEDYWKTDFTR
- a CDS encoding methyl-accepting chemotaxis protein; this encodes MVLCFSIAALLLGGLGGFCLWQMQVIRQQGSVIESGALPSIATADAIAIALGKLRGEGLRLIVGADDPSGVVTSKINIGQLKDEVDAHFKTYLARVSDGTEQDSIRALQAAYETFMSGLHDEVGLIEQQQLPAARALSDSTLSMQGDLMDMQVQLLRELNKQTASGAVDSAGARYQQARSIALGAIAAALLLIVLLAWRLSVSIIRPLREALQIAGTIADGDLSQAVVASGRDETTDLLNMLGRMRGNLHGTVGQINAAADQLSHSVQQMGSIAEASAQNLQYQNDEIEQAALAVTQMTQAAGDVAFNANDTSAQSQASNDAASLGQGKLGETIVSIRKLADRVLGCSQQAEGLAERTQSISKILDVIRSIANQTNLLALNAAIEAARAGEAGRGFAVVADEVRSLAQRTSASTAEIETLIGDVQTRAEGTAHALRSTAEQSGQTLEQAAGTQQALALIIDATASINDRNLLIASAAEQQAQVAQEVDQNLGSIRQLSVQTAATAQQTSVASSQLAQLAQDLNLTVRRFVL
- a CDS encoding Gfo/Idh/MocA family oxidoreductase, translating into MAADTSHPVFTQQGPGTAQGPTLPASGAIRPPSELDRGRVENGQVLFDNWKGMADKPDPALPAPLPPAQRVGFAIVGLGRLALGEILPAFNECKLARPVALVSGSPEKARTVAAQYGIEAVYGYDEMNRLAENAQVQAVYLVTPNGLHAEQLRAAAKAGKHVLSEKPMANNAEQARQMIADCEQAAVKLMVAYRCQYEVFNREAARLVQSGELGRARVIEASNTQVQGPAGQWRLNAALAGGGALPDIGLYCLNGVRAMLGEDPIELYAQVVNPQGDPRYTQVEETISFMLRFPSGAIANCSTSYGAHESKDLRIHLELGKLDLENAFAYRGQRLRIAHRHGSAEAVDELRLGAKNQFALEIDHFADCILNGKSPRTPGEEGLQDHLLMEAIYCSARENRPVAIDWASEHSPVRQ
- a CDS encoding YoaK family protein; the encoded protein is MPDPKPSPSPRGGLRRALPLIALAGATDALVFQHSKQLLAVYMTGNTTRVGEFALQGRWQSTAPLLAVLGVFLLATTGAAWLGQRVGDWRATLVMTLSAVLMACAAPLAALQPESFSLATVALIAAAIGCLNQALAGEPGVSFITGVLVKTGRALAAARWAEAAGDLLRWLALLLGAVAGCVLTSIFGTATLLVIASLIIVNALCAWPQQVAVVV